The region CCAGATAGTACGATTATTAGGGttggttttttaataaaaacgtagaaaaataaaagtaaacaaaaaatatatttcaataacTTAAATATAAGTAAGTCAAGTCTTTAGTAATGAGCCATCAAGTCAGTGATCATTGTTCAAGGGTAGTAGTATCCGGCGGCGTTGGGCGCCACGAGTTTCGCGGGAGCCGTGCGCGCAAACACCGGGGCGGGAGCCGCGGGCGCAGCATATGCCGCTAAGGGCGCGCCGTACGCCGGCGCGGAGTAGGCCGCGGCCGCGGGAGCACTATAGGCTGCCAGAGGGGCGGCGTACTGAGCATACTGCGCCGCGACGGGACCTGTGTAGGCAGCGCTGTACGCAGCTACTGCAGTTCTGTAGGCGGCGGCCACTGGCGCAGCTGGTACTGGAGCAGCGGCCACTGGGGCAGCAGCGTAACGAGCGGCTACCACAGGAGTGGCGGCGGCCACTGGAGCGGCAGCGTACCGAGCGGCCACCACGGGAGCAGCGACGGGAGCGGCAGCGTAGCGGGCGAATACGGGAGCGGCAGCGTAGCGGGCGAATACGGGAGCGGCAGCGATCCTAGCGGGAGCGACGGCAGGTGCAACAGCGTAGCGGGCGAAGGCGGGCTGGGCGACGACTGGAGCAGCAGCGTAGCGTGCGGACACGACGGCGGGCTCCGCCACTACTGGAGCGGCGGCGATGCGTGCGGGCACGACGGCAGGCTCTGCCACGACGGCGGGCGCAGCGGCCACTAGCGGCTCCTTGCGAACGATGGCGTTGAATCCGTTAACTGGATCGGCAGTGTAGTCCACAACACGACGCGTGCCATCCGAGTCGACCAGCGAGTACTGACCCTGCACCAGGTCGCCGTCGCGCTGCTCTGTCTGGCTCTTGTAATCGCCGGTAAGTGAATCCGCCACGTTGTAGCCAAAGCGGTACTGCGGCAGCGGGTCGAACTCCTCGAGCCGCGCCGCCACCGGGGCCGCTGCGACCAGGGGCGCCGCTGCTATGGCCGCTGGGGCCACGCTGCCGTAGGCGGCCGCGACCAAACAAGTGAAGACCACCAACTAAAAccaaaaaaatatcacatttaacTAGTTATAGCATATTCATTAGTTGTTCAACTTTGATTTTGTTCAATTATTTAATCCAGATTATGTAACAGTTATTCGATATTTAGACACGTTCAGAATTTTAAATATAACTGCTGTCCGGATGATaaactgtattattttaatttgatcCGATGGTCACAATCCATTTCACTTGATGCACTTTTTCACGTTCACTTTTTTTCACACTTCACATTCCACAAATATCCGATGTTCCGTACCTTGAAAGCCATTTCGATTGTTTGATGAGATGTGCTCGGGGTTGCTTAGAGCTGAGAACTGTATCCCTCAGTCGGCACTAACAGCATTTATAGTAGACAGTTTTGCTTGCCTCATCCCGGTCGCATCtccaaatttaaatatattcaaGTACGCACGTACGAACCTGGCCGACGGGACGGCTGGACAATGTCACGTAAACAAAGCGCTACTTGTGCAACCGCCGCGCTGCGCCGCAGCGACGACACATCGCGGTCACACCGATATTTTGCACACAGTCGACAAATATCAAATTTTTCAGGAGTTTTTCTGTATAAATTTCACACGCCACAATCTGTGAAATGATACTCATGGAAATATGATAATCAAGACcggaaattataaaaataaatatattgtaaaTACCATGTTTAATACTGTCAATATACCTATCTACTcgtaataaagtaataaaaattgTCATTTGGTATTGATACCATACCAATGACCGTGAAATACATCTAacgtaaattaataaaatggcTTTACCTTGCTAGACACTATTTTTATAATAGTCATAAATCTTTTTTAAGCGAGTTGTTTAGCGTAAGTGGTCTAGTTTAGGTCGACGAGTACGTCTGCGGAGCCGTCGACATTTGAAACAGGCTTTGCACGAGACGTTTCAATTACGACATTTCTAATGAACTTTACGTATGGCTGCTTAAATTTGGTCACAGTATCGTTCAATGATATCGTTAATGATATTGTGTGTTTAACTTTAAAGCCCATGTACAAgcaaagaaaaaaattaatttcaataatgttgctGAAAATTTTGTGAAATATACAGTCTGTGGACCAAGGCTGAATTTGGTGTCACAAACAGCgtgattttaatttgttttaattaagtagtcttagggtcagttgcaccaaactgttcgtaccgttaaagagttcgctaatttttgatgtatggaaagtttcatagtaaggcgccgggacgcgccggctgacgttgatcagtctgtcaaatgtggttggtgcaactggcccctATTGTATTTAATCAATGTCGTTTAAATAGCGCCGCTGCTGGCGGATGCTGGCGGTTAACATGCGTTTTCATCAACGAGTTTTCATAGAGATCGCGGATTCAAACCACGGCTTGTATAATATAACTATTATATCAattgggaatattacgcgaaactgagcgtaggaggcgccactaccactatccgtcacaatctggggtctaactctaccgcgaaacaagaaaatcgaaatttcgttatctacctaacctctctatcactcttgcatattcgagcgataaagaggcagaaaaCTAAATgacgattttcgcgtttcccggtaggcccttgtgtcatattttattgtctgtgaaaagttgtcaaaaaacagtttaaggcacagtatgtataagttactctatggtttactagaggagctagtgctgtactctggcggcagaacattgcagtattaGCCCCCTATTAGTTTTCGGAACTTAATATGAACACGCTTTCGATGAAAGAAAACATCGCGAGATACCTAACCGGACCTTTGGGTTGAAATATCAAATGGTAGTCGTCGCTTTCGTAAACTAGTGTCTATCTTTAGgtaccaattcttgggattcatTTGCCAACCGGACCCGAGGCTCCCATgaaccgtggcaaaaagcctagacaacgcgaggaagatgatgtaCCTATTCGTcattgttttttagggttccgtagtcaactatttTAATAATGCTCATTACATCCGTAAAATCCTTCATAATTTAGTACATATAGTATTTCGTAACTATCATATACTCGTTATACCTATTATACCTTCGTTCATGTTTTGGCTCATtctataaaaataattcttaacaatctaaataaataaagattcaTATAAAACTTTGTGGACAGTTCAAGAATCATCTACTGCGTTAACTTCTCAAaaaacacgtcaagattgtttacctcttttgctaaaaaaccggccaagtgcgagtcggactcgcgttccaacggttccgtacattaagtccgactcacgcttggctgcacatttctaataggttttcatgtcacctataggtaaagaactatttagtgtatttttttcaaaattttagacccagtggtttcggagataaaggggggagaATGGTCGTTATTTGGCTATTcttttaaataacttctaacctatgtattttaaaattataaaaaatatatatttgaaatcctcaaaatgagctctttcatttgatatatatataacaccatatagtttgaaaaacttaattttttaacttCCCTTTTAAAAGTGgcccctatgtttaaaatttatttatttacgttataTGTCCAACTTtccgttccaagggttccgttttttccttttgaggtacggaactatAAGCCTGCAGTTAATaagttttaaattataaactgttattaaaaataaacttttttagCAGTTAAAATATGGTAAGTAACTAAGTTTTAACGTTTTTTTGGTCAACATCCAACTCGAAAGTAGGCCAGTCTATTTTAGGCATGTAGCGAATAATTTGTAAGCCGTTCGCGTATTTGCATTAGAATAAACGGTTTTCGAGTAAGTGTGGACGAGCGATGGCACAAGGACACAAGGTCGCATACCAGCGGTGACAATGGGCATAGTCCAGTGCTGACAGCAACCGAAGCATCGTGACTGACACAATACTGCTCGTTGACAAATATTCTGTCAACAATCACGAATCACGTGCATCGTGTATCGTGTATGCCCTACCATATATCAATGGCGGCCATACGAGTACACCTATTACCATCTCtgcccggcggggacaaatgggaatacaccaacaATCAAGCAATACATTAAGTATAGATAGTGTTTAATACAAATGGGTAACTATAAATACTACTATACTACTATAAACTATAATACTATAATGAGGGAAAATGGGGAACTATaagatataactattttttattaagaatcACGAGTCCGATTAGGTATATACTTAATACTTACAACAATCCCTGGCACTTATGTAGCGAAATCTTATACTTATGCCCTTCtagtttttaggtaggtacatgccTCTCTTCCTGCTAATTTGGTTGAggtttaaaatgtaaattactttttattttaatacttaggtatgtaggtatataaaaattatatacttaACAATTTCACAGAAAAGGTTCCCTGATCTTATCCTTTTCTAGATTCTAATATTATGTGGAATGGAgtatacataggtaggtatactccATTCCGCATAATATTAGAGTGTACATGTTTcaactagggctcgcggtcgtgtccgggtttcgtgtacacgtgttcggtacccgtttccgaactacacgtacacggttttctgacccgttctacacgtgtagtcgtgcacacgtgtaattaagatccgtgtatccgggtacccgtgtacccgtgtacacgacgaaacggaccttaaatacacgcgggcctaacccgtccttggcgtgtagcggagattgtagtaatgtatatatggatgttcaatgtgattgatatgtgttgtaccaatttaatttatttttcacttcagcagctcgaacaagggtactttgctaacagtgagcaaaatgcgattttgttaaaggaaaatataacatattccgttcgtggtagtttcagacagagatgggcaaaatttatttgaatgacgaattacgaatgagaattaccaaatcattcgcgaatgacgaataattttttcgaatgatcattcgtgttcaattcattcgcgaataaaatagcctatataaataagcctatatatataaaatagttagcttacaaaataactatttagctgttttatatcccaatagtaaaaagaaaatgttttctatcggtttatctggttggttgatttgaggtgtggaaactgggaatacgcctcatgtattggcggtcacgtggggcgagaacaactggaaatacaccaataatgggggtattcccgtttgtccccttcgggaacatgtgggaaaagacaaacaatctttcccatttgtccccacttcattgaagcagggacaaataggaacacaccattaacgggtgtattcttattgttccccgccgggaacagatgggaataggcgctgcatataaaacatttccatttgtccctcatgtatggcgtaggtcacgtggataggggacaaatgggattacatcaataatgcacccattataaccaataatgggtgtatgcccatttgtccccgcggggaacatataggaaaagaagccgcatataaatatttcccagttgttcccaccttatttttgtaaggacaaaagggaacacaccattttcggatgtattcccatttgtccccgccgggtacagaagtgataggatttgcatataaatatttcccatctgtACCCTCCATATTgctgtggggacaaatggggacacaccattttcggaagaattcctatttgtccacgccgcgagagacatttaggaaaagacgctgcatagaaatcttttgtatcggcaccaaatgggaacaccaatatcggggacaaatgggaacaccaaaactcatataaaacattcccatttgtccccgcctcatgtatggcgtaggtcacgtgaatcggggacaaatgggaatacaccaataatgcacccatcattaccaataatgggtgaattcccatttgtctccgcggggaacatatgtgaagaccctgcatagaaatattttccatttttccccaccttattggggtgcggataattgggaacacaattttcggatgtattcccatttgtctacgtcgggaactgatggaataggtgctgcatataaatcgtacccatttgtctccgcctcggggacaaatgggaacaccaatatcggggacaaatgggaacaccaaaactcatatacaacatgcccatttgtccccgcctcatgtatggtgtaggtcacgtgaatcggggacaaatgggaatacacaaataatgcacccatcattaccaataatggtcgaattcccatttgtctccgcggggaacatattttaagaccctgcataaaaatattttccatttttccccaccttattggggtggggataattgggaacacaattttcggatgtattcccatttgtctacgtcgggaactgatggaataggtgctgcatataaatcgtacccatttgtctccgcctcacgtaattatggcggcggtcacgtagggcaggaacaaataggaatacaccaataaagagtgtattcccatttgttcccgcgagaaacttatggggaaagacgctgcatagaaatcttttgaggtggggacaaatggcaacgccaatatcggggacaaatgggaacaccaaaattcatataaacattcccatttgtccccgcctcgtgcatggcgtaggtcacgtgaattggagacaaatgggaatacaccaataatgcacccattcttggtgtattcccatattactaataattaccaataatgggtgaattcccatttatctccgcggggaacatatgggtagaccctacataataatattttacacaaatatcggatgtattctcacttgtcccggccgggaacaaatgggaataggcgctgcatataaacaattcccatttgtccccaccatggatggcgacggtcagttggggcctttcccaaaattttccttggctctaaaatacgctgcagttgcatacctattcagatttgccatctgagtgtgtattacaaaaatccttcgtgtaatttattcgaataattcatttcttattcgaaattgtaaacgaatggtttattcgcgaatattaatctcaccataattatttagattaaaaatgattcgaataatgcccaactctggtttcagtaagcataactatctacttttgtattaaataatcatttaggtttatataacattataaactctcgcgttttatacacatatttaattacacaaacgggtctaccgcgatataatttcattgtttttacctttaattccgacgtttcagctgagttgcaccagctgtggtcacggaaagactgacgtcccaacaaatggtaacatggtggtggtggtatttaggtttactttaattatcaaaaaactacatcaatgaagaaactgaaataccaacaatgaagtcaacggttactgagatattgtttattttaatcttatgattattgaaacaaattgtacttacctacctattattgacattacaaatcaatccagtaaaactgcaaagtaggtaatcgaatcttcctaaccttccacatattcaatcgtatgtcttcatagcacgaatctccgctacacgagagtgaagggtcgaaccggcgggtaaataagatccgttatttcgtgtatccgtgtacccgtgtacacgggtacccgtgtaaacgtttccgaatccgggcgggttcgtgtagttcgggttcttaagcccggcgggcttaagaacacgggtacccgtgtcagcgtgtaacacgtgtatcgggagctctagtttcaaccgtaatattaaggcattacggtcgacttctatccatgcacttttgaacgccacgcgGTCACGCGGCTGCCGAAGCTCATGAAAATGCGCTCGAGCATTTTCTCGGCGAGCACGCGCGCGCGCAGTCCTTCACAAGGCTGGGGTGGTTGCACAACTTAGCGCCTGCGTCGTATAGACGCGACAGCACCGTGATCAATCAAGATCATAGATATTGCAGGATAACGTTTGTAcgcccaagtaacacaaaagtagctgaatattgtttgaataatagagcattccgtactgtatgctgaataaggtagctgtataacgtctgtataagcgcttatacagacgttatacagaaggtttgggcgcaaagtgggctagcccacgccgcttattactgaataacagtaatgtaatagctgtataagtgtgtgcccacacattgaatcgctgaataacacttgtatagaggctttcaaaagcttctataccgcttttaaaccaaagttatccagctttgtatagaatgactcagttagtcacacgttatgcagcttttggttcaaaagtgcattgttacagaaaatatattcagctatttgtgtatgatttgtcttccattttaatttgtgaactcgtgtcaaagtgtagtgtctgaagtgaatacaaaataaggaggacattacccatatattgatttgatgtttacataacatcaatttcattgcgcatgcgactttactgttaatatatatatacattttatttaaaattttaaagagccgcgtaaataatgcactgtttagaaagtaaatatagaaaatgtagtactccacttttaaatttgtaatttttttgcggtgtttagatgttttagtgatagaaaatgtactttaacaagttatgctacgataaaactagttttataaatgaatataaatgggtttttcagttcattttaaattcctatttaattttagaggttagaatatgagcaaccgtaatggcgtccgactgtgctgaatataagctgctgccacagctattatgtgctaaatttctgaataggcattcacattattcgcgttactaagctacatgttagataataatggttttagaacaacaagttttgaataacatcagtataatagtaattgttttcgcaatcttaaagcatattagggttctatacacaaatggtaaaaaccacatagatcctcactagtttgatgagaaacattataggtatgtaacaagggcaatattcaatcctacttcctactaatattataaacgcgatataatatttaagttatatgataaatctgggggcacggcagactacacagttattttttccgttatcagttccgacaaatatgtagtaggtaaaggtatacgcaaagatgtacgaagtgagtacgaagatgtgtatagtatgagtatggtgtggttacgagtatggtatgaatatgaatatggtataggtgcgaaggtgcgggtatattagtagcgggtatcatggatatgagtacaagtatagtttggtatgggcagtattgtttaggtatgagtacgagtatagtgtgggatgggtatgagtagacccacttgaaacctaaaaacagtccgttcaaaatcgacaggagaaccgttaatgggggtgattattttatttttcacatacccagtccagtctacaagtttttaatgcaacaatatcaataactagcatttgccaCCTTGTTTGCAAACGAGCAACtaccttaaatggccattggtaaactttatctcgttgcagtaaggtatgcaaatggtcacccaactagcaaaaaagTCTCAGATTGCGCACTTTATAAGAGTAGTGAGCTTATAGCgctcttatttttgttttgaactTATCATCGCTCTTATATTAGTCTTAGACAAGCTAATACGCACTTTAGTAAGTTTAGTCTTATTACCTagtcttatatatgtatataagagcattttataataccattataagcctctcgctcttacaataacatttactaagtctcattgaacttgagagtacctggtcttatatccacattctctaagttcatttgatcttataatagactttctaaatgctattataagaatgtaagactaatatcaacatggcataatactattatgagcctctcgctcttacaataacatttactaagtctcattgaacttgagagtacttggtcttatatccacattctctaagttcatttgatcttatattagactttctaaatgctattataagaatgtaaggctaatatcaacatagcataatactattataagcctcttgctcttacaacaacatttacgaagtctcattgaacttgagagtacgtggtcttatatccacattctttaagttcatttgatcttatattagactttataaatgctattataagaatgtaagactaatatcaacatagcataatactattataagcctcttgctcttacaacaacatttacgaagtctcattgaacttgagagtacctggtcttatatccacattctcttagttcatttgatcttatattagactttctaaatgctattataagaatgtaagactaatatcaacatagcataatactattataagcctcttgctcttacaacaacatttacgaagtctcattgaacttgagagtacctggtcttatatcctcattctcttagttcatttgattttacattagatttctaaatgctattgtaagaatgtaagactaatatcaacatagcataagaACACTGTAAGTACGTACTTTTCTGATCTTACTAAAGCTATAATAAGATCAACAGCAGCACTTTAGTAAGATATTAGAGTGATATAAGATCAAGACACTTATATCACAAAAGAGAAGATCAATATAAGATGGTTTGATCTTAAATCGTTTTTGGGAACACTATTGTTAGTATAAGTAAAGCAAGGAACCGTCATTTATTCAACATGGCCACATCATTTGTATTCAGAATGCTTAAAATACTCTAATAGTGCGCTTGAAAAATACACCTACATCAATGGCTGACtatcaatacaaaataaagaaataaaataattataaaaatattcaaataccaTATTTGAGTAGGCGCATGAAGTTTGAAGTGTAAAACAGGGTctactttacaataaataatattttcccaTGAGAATACTTACCCTGAAACATAAACAGACGATGATAAACAGcacgttattatatttaaacataattcataAAAAGTTTGATAAACACTTACACTAATATGTTTTTGACACGTTGCAGTTAATTTCACCCGTATATTTATACTTCACAAATAGAATATTTCAAACCAAAATAAGCTTATTTAGGCTTACAAGATTCTAacgttcgaccaatataagcctatgtaggcttacaagatacttaagttcgaccaatataagcctatgtaggcttacaagatacttacgttcgaccaatataagcctatgtaggcttacaagatacttacgtaAAAGCGATATTAGCCTAAAGCAGCTTAATATAGTTTTGAAAAAGATTACTGTGAATGCAAACAACATTCAATTAGACTGATATTAGaacgatattaaaataaatacgcttaTGCTTTGTGCCTAAACCCGGGCTTATACGATGATATAAAATCAATATAAGAGCGACAAAATTGTAGTCTAGAGACTGTTGTTAGCgtgattttgctagttgggcagttaacagtgtttacgatggtagctagcaattgttttacgtcattaaaacgacaatgcatcttgtgtaaaataaccaatcgaagagaattgttaagaaaactaaacctcgattttttaaataatagttggattaaagaataaatacgcaagatgcgttcaaaataaaataagaacacgctcaagctcaaagcaaacaggctcaagtagcactgttgaccgtgtataaacttataaagctacggaaccctctccaccgcgcatttgttgatactaagcagtagtttgaatagcgctgctcattgcgttcattttgcagcttttagcaagaaaagatagtatatgtgtactaaaatcgctataacttaagtataagtgttgttttagtatttattatttagacgTTATGTatataaaagccataactaacccttatatgcagctactgaataacaaataatatgtggatttcattacagcttccagtaatagcgtccacctttattctagaattaaaacagaaactgcaaccgctttcatacagttgaaagtcatca is a window of Cydia splendana chromosome 1, ilCydSple1.2, whole genome shotgun sequence DNA encoding:
- the LOC134795896 gene encoding cuticle protein 18.6-like produces the protein MAFKLVVFTCLVAAAYGSVAPAAIAAAPLVAAAPVAARLEEFDPLPQYRFGYNVADSLTGDYKSQTEQRDGDLVQGQYSLVDSDGTRRVVDYTADPVNGFNAIVRKEPLVAAAPAVVAEPAVVPARIAAAPVVAEPAVVSARYAAAPVVAQPAFARYAVAPAVAPARIAAAPVFARYAAAPVFARYAAAPVAAPVVAARYAAAPVAAATPVVAARYAAAPVAAAPVPAAPVAAAYRTAVAAYSAAYTGPVAAQYAQYAAPLAAYSAPAAAAYSAPAYGAPLAAYAAPAAPAPVFARTAPAKLVAPNAAGYYYP